One genomic region from Halorussus rarus encodes:
- a CDS encoding shikimate kinase, which produces MDGRASAAAAGTVLNALACGKGSAFAIDAETTAEVELDASGEATGEVADAPDADTRLIERCLELAVAEHGDRGALDRLGATDATAVGGTVRTTSEVPMAAGLKSSSAAANATVLATLDALGVADEVDLEDACRLGVRAARDAGVTVTGAFDDASASMLGGVTVTDNRTDDLLAREPVDWDALVWTPPERAFSADADVSRCERVAPVAELVADLALDGRYADAMTVNGFAFTAALGFPADPMLDALPDARGVSLSGTGPSFVAVGERPALERIADRWNEREGTTWLTTTRNDPARTR; this is translated from the coding sequence ATGGACGGCCGCGCGTCCGCCGCGGCGGCGGGGACGGTGCTGAACGCCCTCGCCTGCGGCAAGGGGTCGGCGTTCGCCATCGACGCCGAGACGACCGCCGAGGTCGAACTCGACGCCTCCGGCGAGGCGACCGGCGAGGTCGCCGACGCGCCGGACGCCGACACCCGGCTGATAGAGCGGTGCCTCGAACTCGCCGTCGCGGAGCACGGCGACCGCGGGGCGCTCGACCGCCTCGGCGCGACCGACGCGACCGCGGTCGGCGGCACGGTCCGCACGACCAGCGAGGTGCCGATGGCGGCCGGGCTCAAGAGCTCGAGCGCGGCCGCGAACGCGACGGTGCTGGCGACGCTCGACGCGCTCGGGGTCGCCGACGAGGTGGATCTGGAGGACGCCTGCCGGCTCGGCGTGCGGGCGGCCCGCGACGCCGGTGTGACGGTCACGGGCGCGTTCGACGACGCCAGCGCGAGCATGCTCGGCGGCGTCACCGTCACCGACAACCGGACCGACGACCTGCTCGCCCGCGAGCCCGTCGACTGGGACGCGCTGGTCTGGACGCCGCCCGAGCGCGCGTTCAGCGCCGACGCCGACGTCTCGCGGTGCGAGCGCGTCGCGCCGGTCGCCGAACTCGTCGCGGACCTCGCGCTCGACGGCCGGTACGCCGACGCGATGACGGTCAACGGCTTCGCCTTCACCGCCGCGCTCGGCTTCCCGGCCGACCCGATGCTCGACGCGCTGCCCGACGCCCGCGGCGTCTCGCTGTCGGGGACCGGCCCGAGCTTCGTCGCGGTCGGCGAGCGCCCGGCGCTGGAACGGATCGCGGACCGCTGGAACGAACGAGAGGGTACCACATGGCTGACGACGACACGCAACGACCCCGCCCGGACGAGATGA
- a CDS encoding DUF5796 family protein: MSARNDVAPDTLGVELTEDGIVVEYADDREAFYRGVPTKEAGTLRTQPGKLVQILVTDPTETEGVMTYVNDRNTHDEILEETGVGRVMLDPGEEEELFPGVTVRMDGYAIEIEADPETARGRVFVFEEDELGEQSYEMVDEE, from the coding sequence ATGAGCGCGCGCAACGACGTGGCCCCCGACACCCTCGGCGTCGAGCTCACCGAGGACGGCATCGTCGTGGAGTACGCCGACGACCGGGAGGCGTTCTACCGGGGCGTCCCGACCAAGGAAGCGGGCACCCTCCGGACCCAGCCCGGCAAGCTGGTCCAGATCCTGGTCACCGACCCGACCGAGACCGAGGGCGTGATGACGTACGTTAACGACCGCAACACCCACGACGAGATCCTCGAGGAGACGGGGGTCGGCCGGGTGATGCTCGACCCCGGCGAGGAGGAGGAGCTGTTCCCCGGCGTCACGGTCCGGATGGACGGCTACGCGATCGAGATCGAGGCCGACCCCGAGACCGCCCGCGGCCGGGTGTTCGTCTTCGAGGAGGACGAACTCGGCGAGCAATCGTACGAGATGGTCGACGAGGAGTGA
- a CDS encoding DUF7508 domain-containing protein: protein MPLPKRWRELSRRTVGSAPEQYGVYELGADGEVQEVGWGVLRDELKDALAYGSGDRVRWETCQTKAGARELAADHRERAGL from the coding sequence ATGCCGCTTCCGAAGCGCTGGCGAGAGCTAAGTCGTCGGACGGTCGGGTCCGCGCCCGAGCAGTACGGCGTCTACGAACTGGGCGCGGACGGCGAGGTGCAGGAGGTCGGCTGGGGCGTCCTCCGGGACGAACTCAAGGACGCGCTGGCCTACGGGTCGGGCGACCGGGTCCGGTGGGAGACCTGCCAGACGAAGGCCGGGGCGAGGGAACTGGCCGCCGACCACCGCGAGCGCGCCGGGTTGTAG
- a CDS encoding DUF7128 family protein encodes MVVTTERDEMTWYKCEGCGMMFDDEEDAKQHEANCDHEDPSYIQ; translated from the coding sequence ATGGTCGTCACAACCGAGCGCGACGAGATGACGTGGTACAAGTGCGAGGGGTGCGGCATGATGTTCGACGACGAGGAGGACGCCAAGCAACACGAGGCGAACTGCGACCACGAGGACCCCTCGTACATCCAGTGA
- a CDS encoding AAA family ATPase, whose amino-acid sequence MNAKGSPAVELTVQGAEKRDAGRGIARVPESARSALGVLSGDTMVIEGERDTVVKVWPAGSDVRGGTVQVDGETRANAGVSIGDSVTVRPVSVADADSVTLAPTAAFDEDDRDTLEAALKSTLQDRPVKEGERVRIERLGDAGTFHVGATDPDGVVRVTDDTEVRVSVATGSGGAGTSAGGSTGTGSANGGISIPIDDEGGDGDAPAELTGATYEDIGGLEDELERVREMVELPLSNPALFRRLGIDPPKGVLLYGPPGTGKTMIAKAVANEVDAHFTTVSGPEIMSKYKGESEERLREVFENARENAPTIIFFDEIDAIAGERDEESDVENRVVAQLLSLMDGLESRGQVVVIGATNRVDAIDPALRRGGRFDREIEIGVPGEAGRREILDVHTRGMPLADDIDMDRLAASTHGFVGADLHALSTEAAMAALRRARDAGADDEELMEVEVTRADFETAMASVDPSAMREFVAESPEIDFSAVGNLEEAKQTLTEAVEWPLAYRNLFEKTATEPPSGILLFGPPGTGKTLLARALAGESDVNFIHVDGPELLDRYVGESEKAVREIFDRARQASPAIVFFDEIDSIAGERGSGMGGGAEVSERVVSQLLTEMDGLAENPNLVVLAATNRRDALDRALLRPGRLEEHVEVPAPDEEGRRAILAVHADDKPLADDVDLDDLAAELGGYTGADLEAVVRDASMRAIREAAEAWGVEQADENADEITIERKHFDAAVEKIRPTLD is encoded by the coding sequence ATGAACGCGAAGGGTTCCCCCGCAGTCGAACTCACCGTCCAGGGCGCCGAGAAGCGCGACGCCGGCCGGGGTATCGCTCGCGTCCCCGAGTCGGCCCGCTCGGCGCTGGGCGTCCTCAGCGGCGACACCATGGTCATCGAGGGCGAACGCGACACCGTGGTCAAGGTCTGGCCCGCGGGGAGCGACGTCCGCGGCGGCACGGTGCAGGTCGACGGCGAGACCCGGGCCAACGCCGGGGTGAGCATCGGCGACTCGGTGACGGTCCGGCCCGTCTCGGTCGCCGACGCCGACTCGGTCACGCTCGCGCCGACCGCCGCCTTCGACGAGGACGACCGCGACACCCTCGAGGCCGCGCTCAAGAGCACCCTCCAGGACCGCCCGGTCAAGGAGGGCGAGCGCGTGCGCATCGAGCGACTGGGCGACGCCGGCACCTTCCACGTCGGCGCGACCGACCCCGACGGCGTGGTCCGGGTCACCGACGACACCGAGGTCCGGGTGTCGGTGGCGACCGGGTCTGGCGGCGCGGGGACGAGTGCGGGAGGCTCCACCGGCACGGGGTCGGCCAACGGCGGCATCTCCATCCCCATCGACGACGAGGGCGGCGACGGTGACGCCCCTGCCGAGCTCACGGGCGCGACCTACGAGGACATCGGCGGCCTCGAGGACGAGTTAGAGCGCGTCCGCGAGATGGTCGAGCTCCCGCTGTCGAACCCCGCGCTGTTCCGGCGGCTCGGCATCGACCCGCCGAAGGGGGTGCTGCTGTACGGCCCGCCCGGCACGGGCAAGACGATGATCGCCAAGGCGGTCGCCAACGAAGTCGACGCTCACTTCACCACGGTCTCGGGCCCGGAGATCATGAGCAAGTACAAGGGCGAGAGCGAGGAGCGGCTCCGCGAGGTGTTCGAGAACGCCCGCGAGAACGCCCCGACCATCATCTTCTTCGACGAGATCGACGCCATCGCGGGCGAGCGCGACGAGGAGAGCGACGTCGAGAACCGGGTGGTCGCCCAGCTGCTCTCGCTGATGGACGGCCTCGAATCGCGGGGCCAGGTCGTGGTCATCGGCGCGACCAACCGGGTCGACGCCATCGACCCCGCGCTCCGCCGCGGCGGGCGCTTCGACCGCGAGATCGAGATCGGCGTCCCGGGCGAGGCCGGCCGGCGCGAGATCCTCGACGTCCACACCCGGGGGATGCCGCTGGCCGACGACATCGACATGGACCGACTGGCGGCCTCGACCCACGGCTTCGTCGGCGCGGACCTCCACGCGCTCTCGACGGAAGCCGCGATGGCCGCGCTCCGGCGGGCCCGCGACGCCGGCGCCGACGACGAGGAACTGATGGAGGTCGAGGTCACCCGCGCGGACTTCGAGACCGCGATGGCGTCGGTCGACCCCTCGGCGATGCGGGAGTTCGTCGCCGAATCGCCCGAGATAGACTTCAGCGCGGTCGGAAATCTGGAGGAGGCCAAGCAGACGCTCACCGAGGCAGTCGAGTGGCCGCTGGCCTACCGCAACCTCTTCGAGAAGACCGCCACCGAGCCGCCGTCGGGCATCCTGCTGTTCGGGCCGCCCGGAACGGGCAAGACCCTGCTCGCCCGGGCGCTGGCCGGCGAGAGCGACGTCAACTTCATCCACGTCGACGGGCCCGAACTGCTCGACCGCTACGTCGGCGAGAGCGAGAAGGCGGTCCGGGAGATATTCGACCGGGCCCGCCAGGCCAGCCCCGCCATCGTCTTCTTCGACGAGATCGACTCCATCGCGGGCGAGCGCGGTTCGGGGATGGGCGGCGGCGCCGAGGTCTCCGAGCGTGTGGTCTCCCAGCTCCTCACCGAGATGGACGGCCTCGCCGAGAACCCCAACCTGGTCGTGCTGGCCGCGACCAACCGCCGGGACGCGCTCGACCGCGCGCTGCTCCGGCCGGGGCGACTCGAGGAGCACGTCGAGGTGCCCGCCCCGGACGAGGAGGGTCGCCGCGCCATCCTGGCGGTCCACGCCGACGACAAGCCGCTGGCCGACGACGTCGACCTCGACGACCTCGCCGCGGAGCTCGGGGGGTACACCGGTGCGGACCTCGAAGCGGTGGTCCGGGACGCCTCGATGCGGGCCATCCGGGAGGCCGCGGAGGCGTGGGGCGTCGAGCAGGCAGACGAGAACGCCGACGAGATCACCATCGAGCGCAAGCACTTCGACGCCGCGGTCGAGAAGATCCGGCCGACGCTGGACTGA
- a CDS encoding CBS domain-containing protein, with the protein MDITDAVTTEYVDVNPGTRLGKIRGIFDEDQTLEAIVVRGESEKYEGIVTRKDLVSSHHDPDAKVRSVLRHPPTVDRDEDVRETARLMVEGQVKLLPVLDDKDVLRGAIRAKDLLRMVQDNLGALDVSDVYTEDVVSVEPDTTLGEVIHTVRTHKFTRVPVVDGTDAVGMISLYDLVDFTTRKMEQEQGGNSNASDSHGGSVSKSQGRTHGGWGERSGLEARMTDLPARDVMNSPCATITLDAGLDEAFAEMDDRGYSSLVVVPEEFESPAGIVTVTDLLRALTWTGDDQQRSDVQVFGVELMDTLSRDSIVERIDEIDGKYQKMDILEANVMFHEHKEKHRGTPLIQCTVRLFTDEGLFSGTGEEYGARSAFRQAADIAEQNALDNKERESPRHQMEQERERTVDLVEWWTTTEQGS; encoded by the coding sequence ATGGATATCACTGACGCTGTTACGACCGAGTACGTCGACGTGAATCCGGGGACTCGACTCGGGAAGATCCGCGGGATCTTCGACGAGGACCAGACCCTCGAGGCCATCGTCGTCCGGGGGGAGAGCGAGAAGTACGAGGGCATCGTCACCCGAAAGGACCTCGTGAGTTCGCACCACGACCCCGATGCGAAGGTCCGGTCGGTCCTGCGCCACCCGCCGACGGTGGACCGCGACGAGGACGTGCGCGAGACCGCCCGTTTGATGGTCGAGGGGCAGGTCAAACTGCTCCCCGTGCTCGACGACAAGGATGTGCTGCGGGGCGCGATCAGGGCCAAGGACCTGCTCCGGATGGTCCAGGACAACCTCGGGGCGCTCGACGTGTCCGACGTCTACACCGAGGACGTGGTGTCGGTCGAACCCGACACCACGCTCGGGGAGGTCATCCACACCGTCCGGACGCACAAGTTCACCCGCGTCCCGGTTGTCGACGGCACCGACGCGGTCGGGATGATCAGCCTCTACGACCTCGTGGACTTCACGACCCGGAAGATGGAGCAGGAGCAGGGCGGCAACAGCAACGCCTCCGACTCCCACGGCGGCAGCGTCTCGAAGAGCCAGGGCCGGACCCACGGCGGGTGGGGCGAGCGGTCGGGACTGGAGGCCCGGATGACCGATCTGCCCGCGCGGGACGTGATGAACTCGCCGTGCGCGACGATCACGCTCGACGCCGGGCTCGACGAGGCGTTCGCCGAGATGGACGACCGGGGCTACTCGTCGCTGGTGGTCGTGCCAGAGGAGTTCGAGTCGCCCGCGGGCATCGTGACAGTCACCGACCTGCTCCGGGCGCTGACCTGGACCGGCGACGACCAGCAGCGCTCGGACGTGCAGGTGTTCGGCGTCGAGCTGATGGACACGCTCTCCCGCGACTCCATCGTCGAGCGCATCGACGAGATCGACGGCAAGTACCAGAAGATGGACATCCTCGAGGCCAACGTGATGTTCCACGAGCACAAGGAGAAGCACCGCGGCACGCCGCTCATCCAGTGCACGGTCCGGCTGTTCACCGACGAGGGGCTGTTCTCGGGCACCGGCGAGGAGTACGGCGCCCGGTCCGCGTTCAGGCAGGCGGCCGACATCGCCGAGCAGAACGCGCTCGACAACAAGGAGCGCGAGTCGCCGCGCCACCAGATGGAGCAGGAGCGCGAGCGCACCGTCGACCTGGTCGAGTGGTGGACGACGACCGAGCAGGGAAGCTGA
- a CDS encoding YihY/virulence factor BrkB family protein encodes MTTSQSRVRQVVDVARDRNVMFLAASVAYYAFVSLIPLALLVVVLGSALGGQAFAQFVVQQVASSLSSSAERVLQRALTSSSGRTGAGVVGVVTVAWSALKLFRGLDIAFSEAYGTERDPSLVEQLVDGAVTVGLVVVAAGFVIAVGYALRNPSLGPSVPLRSLVGNLLLVAGLSVAFLPVYYVMPPVEMTVREAVPGAVVAAVGWVALHALFQFYLAYAGRYRAYGVIGAVLLLLTWFYFAGAVVLVGAVVNSVLGGRIRLSG; translated from the coding sequence ATGACCACGTCTCAGAGCCGCGTGCGGCAGGTCGTCGACGTCGCCCGGGACCGCAACGTGATGTTCCTGGCGGCGAGCGTCGCCTACTACGCGTTCGTCTCGCTGATCCCGCTGGCGCTGCTGGTCGTCGTCCTCGGTAGCGCCCTGGGCGGGCAGGCGTTCGCGCAGTTCGTCGTTCAGCAGGTGGCGAGTTCGCTGTCGAGTTCGGCCGAGCGCGTCCTCCAGCGGGCGCTCACGAGTTCGAGCGGTCGGACGGGGGCGGGCGTGGTCGGGGTGGTCACGGTCGCGTGGAGCGCGCTCAAGCTGTTCCGGGGGCTCGACATCGCGTTCTCGGAGGCGTACGGGACCGAGCGCGACCCGTCACTGGTCGAGCAGTTGGTCGACGGCGCGGTGACCGTGGGACTGGTCGTCGTCGCGGCCGGGTTCGTGATTGCGGTCGGCTACGCCCTGCGGAACCCCTCGCTCGGCCCCAGCGTCCCGCTCCGAAGCCTCGTCGGGAACCTGCTGCTCGTCGCCGGCCTCTCGGTGGCGTTCCTGCCGGTGTACTACGTCATGCCGCCGGTCGAGATGACCGTCAGGGAGGCGGTTCCCGGCGCGGTCGTCGCGGCCGTCGGCTGGGTCGCGCTCCACGCGCTCTTCCAGTTCTACCTCGCGTACGCCGGCCGGTACCGGGCGTACGGCGTCATCGGTGCGGTCCTGCTGCTGTTGACGTGGTTCTACTTCGCGGGCGCCGTCGTGCTGGTCGGCGCGGTGGTGAACTCGGTGCTCGGCGGCCGCATCCGGCTGTCGGGCTGA
- a CDS encoding DEAD/DEAH box helicase, whose product MNEHEAAGSAAFAHLGEQVRAALSERGFSTPTEPQRRAIPPLTRGEDALVVAPTGTGKTETAMLPVLDAIAENQAENGPRFGISALYVTPLRALNRDMRERLEWWGEELDLQVDVRHGDTTDYQRQKQANDPPDVLVTTPETLQAMLTGSKLRTALEDVHHVVVDEVHELAGAKRGAQLTIGLERLRELAGDFQRVGLSATVGDPGEVGRFLVGDPGERDDPTIVEVDVGSKVEFEVREPEITAEDERLAGKLATDESVASHVRAILDIVENHDSTLIFVNTRQTAEALGSRFKELDANIGVHHGSLSKEARIDVEDRFKAGNLDALLCTSSMELGIDVGRIDHVVQYSSPREVARLLQRVGRAGHRSEAVSRGTIVTKHPDDTLEALAIARRAKAGDVEDAEIHDGSLDTVANQIVGLVMDFGDLSAMRAYDVVTRAYPFRDLSEREFKEVCRELKGNRLVWLDEDDDRLEKSSQTWQYFYANLSMIPDEQKYAVEDIASGSQVGTLDERFVVNFARPGEVFVQRGEMWRITEVDDDEEAVKVSPIEDPGGEIPSWVGEEIPVPSDVAQEVGEMRAVAGPQFERGAPREGVAREFTNRYPTDEYTASQALSQLDRHAETGAPVPTADRIVVEHAARTVVLNACFGHKVNETLGRVLSSLVGQRTGSSVGLEVDPYRIELDVPPKVNGQEVAQVLRETDPDHVAAIIELSLKHSDTLKFKLSQVAAKFGALRKWEGGGGASGPPIGRLMGALEDTPMYDEAVREVFHDDLAVEAASGVLARVRSGDVEVVTTGGRTPVGSGGRSSGRELLAPENADASVIQTVKDRIRDDEVILLCLHCADWKRKKPVRRVRDRPECPECGSTRVAALNPWADEVVKAVRAEEKDDEQEQMTQRAYKAANLVQSHGKRAVIALAARGVGPQNAARIIAKLREDEDEFYRDILEQERQYARTKSFWD is encoded by the coding sequence ATGAACGAGCACGAGGCCGCCGGTTCTGCGGCCTTCGCACACCTCGGCGAGCAGGTGCGGGCGGCGCTCTCCGAGCGCGGGTTCTCGACGCCGACCGAGCCCCAGCGCCGGGCGATTCCGCCGCTGACTCGGGGCGAGGACGCGCTGGTGGTCGCGCCGACCGGGACCGGCAAGACCGAGACCGCGATGCTGCCTGTGCTGGACGCGATTGCGGAGAATCAGGCCGAGAACGGACCCCGATTCGGTATCTCGGCGCTGTACGTCACGCCGCTCCGCGCCCTCAACCGCGACATGCGCGAGCGGCTGGAGTGGTGGGGCGAGGAGCTCGATCTCCAGGTCGACGTGCGCCACGGCGACACCACCGACTACCAGCGCCAGAAGCAGGCCAACGACCCGCCCGACGTACTGGTGACGACGCCCGAGACCCTCCAGGCGATGCTGACCGGCTCGAAGCTCCGGACCGCGCTCGAAGACGTCCACCACGTCGTCGTCGACGAGGTCCACGAACTCGCCGGCGCGAAACGGGGGGCGCAGTTGACCATCGGTCTGGAGCGGCTGCGCGAACTGGCCGGGGACTTCCAGCGCGTCGGCCTGTCGGCGACCGTGGGCGACCCCGGGGAGGTCGGCCGGTTCCTGGTCGGCGACCCGGGCGAGCGCGACGACCCGACCATCGTGGAGGTCGACGTCGGAAGCAAGGTGGAGTTCGAGGTCCGCGAGCCCGAGATCACCGCGGAGGACGAGCGCCTTGCGGGCAAACTGGCCACCGACGAGTCGGTCGCCAGCCACGTCCGGGCCATCCTCGACATCGTCGAGAATCACGACTCGACGCTCATCTTCGTGAACACCCGCCAGACCGCGGAGGCGCTCGGCTCGCGATTCAAGGAACTGGACGCCAACATCGGCGTCCACCACGGGTCGCTGTCGAAGGAGGCCCGCATCGACGTCGAGGACCGGTTCAAGGCCGGGAACCTCGACGCGCTGCTCTGCACCTCCTCGATGGAGCTGGGCATCGACGTGGGCCGCATCGACCACGTGGTCCAGTACTCGAGTCCGCGCGAGGTCGCTCGCCTGCTCCAGCGAGTCGGCCGGGCGGGCCACCGGAGCGAGGCGGTCTCGCGGGGCACCATCGTCACGAAGCATCCCGACGACACCCTCGAGGCCCTCGCCATCGCCCGGCGCGCCAAGGCCGGCGACGTCGAGGACGCCGAGATCCACGACGGGAGCCTCGACACCGTGGCGAACCAGATAGTGGGACTGGTGATGGACTTCGGCGACCTCTCGGCGATGCGGGCCTACGACGTCGTCACCCGGGCCTACCCGTTCCGGGACCTCTCCGAGCGGGAGTTCAAGGAGGTCTGCCGCGAACTCAAGGGCAACCGGCTCGTCTGGCTCGACGAGGACGACGACCGGTTGGAGAAATCGAGCCAGACCTGGCAGTACTTCTACGCCAACCTCTCGATGATCCCCGACGAGCAGAAGTACGCCGTCGAGGACATCGCCAGCGGGTCGCAGGTCGGCACGCTCGACGAGCGGTTCGTCGTCAACTTCGCCCGGCCGGGCGAGGTGTTCGTCCAGCGCGGCGAGATGTGGCGCATCACCGAGGTCGACGACGACGAGGAGGCGGTCAAGGTCTCGCCCATCGAGGACCCCGGCGGCGAGATTCCCTCGTGGGTCGGCGAGGAGATTCCGGTGCCCTCCGACGTGGCCCAGGAAGTCGGCGAGATGCGCGCCGTGGCGGGACCCCAGTTCGAGCGCGGCGCGCCCCGCGAGGGCGTCGCCCGCGAGTTCACGAACCGGTACCCGACCGACGAGTACACCGCGAGCCAGGCGCTCTCGCAACTGGACCGCCACGCCGAGACCGGGGCGCCGGTCCCGACCGCCGACCGCATCGTGGTCGAGCACGCCGCCCGGACGGTCGTGCTCAACGCCTGCTTCGGCCACAAGGTCAACGAGACGCTGGGCCGGGTGCTCTCGTCGCTGGTCGGCCAGCGCACCGGGTCGTCGGTCGGGCTGGAGGTCGACCCCTACCGCATCGAGCTCGACGTCCCGCCGAAGGTCAACGGCCAGGAGGTCGCCCAAGTGCTCCGGGAGACCGACCCCGACCACGTGGCTGCCATCATCGAGCTGAGCCTCAAGCACTCCGACACGCTGAAGTTCAAGCTCTCGCAGGTCGCCGCCAAGTTCGGCGCGCTCCGCAAGTGGGAGGGCGGCGGGGGCGCGAGCGGCCCGCCCATCGGTCGGCTGATGGGCGCGCTGGAGGACACCCCGATGTACGACGAGGCGGTGCGGGAAGTGTTCCACGACGACCTCGCGGTCGAGGCCGCCAGCGGCGTACTCGCCCGCGTCCGGTCGGGCGACGTCGAGGTCGTCACCACGGGCGGTCGGACCCCGGTCGGGTCGGGCGGGCGCTCGTCGGGGCGGGAACTCCTCGCGCCCGAGAACGCCGACGCCAGCGTCATCCAGACCGTCAAGGACCGGATTCGCGACGACGAGGTCATCCTGCTCTGCCTCCACTGCGCCGACTGGAAGCGGAAGAAGCCGGTCCGGCGGGTCCGCGACCGGCCCGAGTGCCCCGAGTGCGGGTCGACCCGCGTCGCCGCGCTCAACCCCTGGGCCGACGAGGTGGTGAAGGCGGTTCGGGCCGAGGAGAAGGACGACGAGCAGGAGCAGATGACCCAGCGGGCGTACAAGGCCGCCAACCTGGTCCAGAGCCACGGCAAGCGGGCGGTGATCGCGCTGGCGGCCAGGGGAGTCGGTCCGCAGAACGCGGCCCGCATCATCGCCAAGCTCCGGGAGGACGAGGACGAGTTCTACCGGGACATCCTCGAACAGGAGCGCCAGTACGCCCGGACGAAGTCGTTCTGGGACTGA
- a CDS encoding methyltransferase encodes MPDTTYDGTIDWNRYWTKSDDAAGDDANGSAEYVADALFEFIGETEVPDSHADVGCGGGALAFDVAARHPETTVVGYDAAESVLDANRERAREVGRENVAFERTVLPEFDPGRQFDLVTCFYTLCYVADTERALRNLYEAVAPGGSLVLTYHNRYARTIFEGIAEAPGEHLDESSAWSPERFADRFELVIEGESLLSYDRIRDALGAWPRSIWAVAEESDRYPAWRQNPLVYVPK; translated from the coding sequence ATGCCAGACACGACGTACGACGGCACCATCGACTGGAACCGGTACTGGACCAAGAGCGACGACGCGGCCGGCGACGACGCGAACGGCAGCGCCGAGTACGTCGCCGACGCGCTCTTCGAGTTCATCGGGGAGACCGAGGTCCCCGACTCGCACGCCGACGTCGGCTGCGGCGGCGGGGCGCTGGCGTTCGACGTCGCGGCGCGCCACCCCGAGACGACCGTGGTCGGCTACGACGCGGCCGAATCGGTCCTCGACGCGAACCGGGAGCGAGCCCGAGAAGTGGGCCGCGAGAACGTCGCCTTCGAGCGGACGGTGCTGCCCGAGTTCGACCCGGGCCGGCAGTTCGACCTGGTCACCTGCTTCTACACGCTCTGCTACGTCGCCGACACCGAACGCGCGCTCCGGAACCTCTACGAGGCGGTCGCGCCCGGCGGCTCCCTGGTCCTGACCTACCACAACAGATACGCCAGGACCATCTTCGAGGGCATCGCCGAGGCGCCCGGCGAGCACCTCGACGAGTCGTCGGCCTGGAGCCCGGAGCGCTTCGCCGACCGGTTCGAACTGGTCATCGAGGGCGAGAGCCTGCTTTCCTACGACCGCATCCGCGACGCACTGGGCGCCTGGCCCCGGAGCATCTGGGCGGTCGCCGAGGAGAGCGACCGCTACCCGGCGTGGCGACAGAACCCCCTCGTGTACGTCCCGAAGTGA
- a CDS encoding metallophosphoesterase gives MSPVEPVPGEPAAVADLGSERALVVADFHAGVEQALRAEGVSLDSRAEQRRERLLSLVTRTDPDRVVFLGDLMHAIGDPSGAERGEIEVLLERLDELGVAATLVKGNHDGAIESWADLDVTDGAGVRLGDVGFAHGHTWPAREVLASEVVCVGHEHPAVRLEDEVGGSRVERVWLRGPLAGEAFADREGGVRAGAELVVFPAFNELVGATWVNVEGQEFLAPFLPAGLSDGEAYLLDGTRLGDYAAV, from the coding sequence ATGAGCCCGGTCGAGCCGGTCCCGGGCGAACCGGCCGCGGTCGCCGACCTCGGCTCGGAGCGAGCGCTGGTCGTCGCCGACTTCCACGCCGGCGTCGAGCAAGCACTTCGCGCCGAGGGCGTCTCGCTCGACAGCCGCGCGGAACAACGACGCGAGCGCCTGCTCTCGCTGGTCACTCGGACCGACCCCGACCGCGTCGTGTTCCTGGGCGACCTGATGCACGCCATCGGCGACCCCAGCGGGGCCGAGCGCGGCGAGATCGAGGTGCTGCTCGAACGCCTCGACGAACTGGGCGTGGCCGCCACGCTGGTCAAGGGCAACCACGACGGCGCCATCGAGTCGTGGGCCGACCTCGACGTGACCGACGGCGCGGGGGTCCGACTCGGCGACGTGGGGTTCGCCCACGGCCACACCTGGCCCGCGCGGGAAGTACTCGCGAGCGAGGTGGTCTGCGTCGGCCACGAGCATCCCGCGGTCCGGCTGGAGGACGAAGTGGGGGGAAGTCGCGTGGAGCGGGTCTGGCTCCGCGGGCCGCTGGCCGGTGAGGCGTTCGCCGACCGCGAGGGCGGCGTCCGGGCGGGCGCCGAACTCGTGGTGTTCCCGGCGTTCAACGAACTCGTCGGCGCGACGTGGGTCAACGTCGAGGGCCAGGAGTTCCTGGCGCCGTTCCTGCCGGCGGGGCTGTCCGACGGCGAGGCGTACCTGCTCGACGGGACCCGGCTCGGCGACTACGCCGCGGTCTGA